One Tautonia rosea genomic window carries:
- a CDS encoding PSD1 and planctomycete cytochrome C domain-containing protein codes for MTLRRRFRTPGFLLAWLVLVLPGAGASARAGETDSPSDPASLSFERDVRPILKEHCFHCHGEEPKLKSGLDLRFVQTMLDGGLTGEAIVPGDLDGSFLWHRIDADEMPPGDAKLSSEQKATIAAWIDAGAPTLRPEPEEIPPPGEMVLTQEDAGFWSFQPIQRPDVPVVEADASLVRTPLDAFLLDRLHDKGLSFGPEADRTTFIRRASMDLLGLPPTPEEVADFLADDAPDAVDRLIDRLLESPHYGERWARHWMDVAGYADSDGYTLADPVRPWAYRYRDYLIRAFNADRPWDDLIVEQLAGDELVAPPYEQLGPEDLDRLIATGFLRMAPDGTADGEVDPVVARNDAVAETIKVVSTAFLGLTVGCAQCHSHRYDPISHEDYFRFRALFEPALDVSDWKLPNARLISLWTDADREQAKAAAEALAQVNTERSEAINDLVNRILEKELEAAPEELRQPLREARDLKPADRSEEQVELLRTYPRVLVTSGNVSLYDAKAYNEITAEFAKRTAAVEPKRPADNYVHALTEIPGKVPTTHLFLRGDPNQPAEEVDPGELTILTVATGSPDIPIDDPNLPTTGRRLAYARHLTGGEHPLVSRVLVNRIWMHHFGRGLVASTGDFGVLGDRPSHPDLLDWLADDFMQGGWTLKRLHRMIMTSTAYRQVSTRRPELDAIDPENVLLGRQNVRRLEAEVVRDAILATSGTLNPEAFGPSVPVAPDEAGRIIVGKDNRDSAGRPSNADQSLGNAALRRTLYVQIRRTMPLGLTESFDPPDLSPSCPQRDSSTVAPQSLMLMNNPFVLEQSEAMADRVIASAGDDPSDRIRLAWQLAFAREPDAEQVAGALDYLDRQRSTLADQLKADDAEAETKPDPDRLPLASFCHALLCSNGFLYVD; via the coding sequence ATGACCCTCCGCCGACGCTTCCGAACCCCCGGCTTCCTGCTCGCCTGGCTCGTTCTTGTGCTTCCCGGAGCCGGTGCTTCGGCCAGGGCAGGGGAGACCGATTCCCCGTCCGATCCGGCGTCGCTCAGCTTCGAGCGCGACGTGCGGCCGATCCTCAAGGAACACTGCTTCCACTGCCACGGCGAGGAACCGAAGCTCAAGAGCGGCCTCGACCTCCGCTTCGTCCAGACGATGCTCGACGGCGGCCTGACCGGCGAGGCGATCGTTCCCGGCGACCTTGACGGCAGCTTCCTCTGGCATCGGATCGACGCCGACGAAATGCCCCCCGGCGATGCCAAGCTCTCAAGCGAACAGAAAGCCACCATCGCCGCCTGGATCGACGCCGGCGCCCCCACCCTCCGCCCTGAGCCCGAGGAAATCCCACCCCCCGGCGAGATGGTCCTGACCCAGGAAGACGCGGGTTTCTGGTCCTTCCAGCCGATCCAACGCCCCGACGTGCCCGTGGTCGAAGCCGACGCCTCCCTCGTCCGCACCCCGCTCGACGCCTTTCTGCTCGATCGTCTGCACGACAAAGGCCTCAGCTTCGGTCCTGAGGCCGATCGCACCACCTTCATCCGCCGCGCCTCGATGGACCTGCTCGGCCTGCCGCCGACCCCCGAGGAGGTCGCCGACTTCCTCGCCGATGACGCCCCCGACGCCGTCGATCGCCTCATCGATCGCCTGCTCGAATCCCCTCACTACGGCGAGCGCTGGGCACGGCACTGGATGGACGTGGCCGGCTATGCCGACAGCGACGGCTACACCCTGGCCGACCCCGTCCGCCCCTGGGCCTACCGCTACCGCGATTACTTGATCCGGGCCTTCAACGCCGATCGCCCCTGGGATGACCTCATCGTCGAGCAACTGGCCGGCGATGAACTGGTTGCCCCCCCTTACGAGCAGCTCGGCCCCGAGGACCTCGACCGCCTCATCGCCACCGGCTTCCTCCGAATGGCCCCCGACGGCACTGCCGACGGCGAGGTCGATCCCGTCGTCGCCCGCAACGACGCCGTGGCCGAAACGATCAAGGTCGTCTCGACCGCCTTCCTCGGCCTGACCGTCGGTTGCGCCCAGTGCCATTCCCACCGCTACGACCCGATCTCGCACGAGGATTACTTCCGCTTCCGCGCCCTGTTCGAGCCGGCCCTCGATGTTTCCGACTGGAAGCTGCCGAACGCTCGCCTGATTTCCCTCTGGACCGACGCCGACCGCGAACAGGCCAAGGCCGCCGCCGAGGCTCTGGCCCAGGTCAACACCGAGCGCTCCGAGGCCATTAACGACCTCGTCAACCGCATCCTGGAGAAGGAGCTGGAGGCCGCCCCCGAGGAGCTTCGCCAGCCACTCCGCGAGGCCCGCGACCTCAAGCCCGCCGACCGCTCCGAGGAACAGGTCGAGCTCTTGCGGACCTACCCCCGCGTTCTGGTCACCTCCGGAAACGTCAGCCTCTACGACGCCAAGGCTTACAACGAGATTACCGCCGAGTTCGCCAAGCGTACCGCTGCCGTCGAGCCGAAGCGACCGGCCGACAACTACGTCCACGCCCTGACCGAGATCCCTGGCAAGGTCCCCACCACCCACCTCTTTCTCCGCGGCGACCCGAACCAGCCGGCAGAGGAAGTCGACCCCGGCGAGCTGACGATCCTGACCGTCGCTACCGGATCGCCCGACATCCCGATCGACGACCCGAACCTCCCCACCACTGGCCGACGCCTTGCCTATGCCCGGCACCTGACTGGCGGCGAGCATCCCCTGGTCTCCCGCGTCCTGGTCAACCGGATCTGGATGCACCACTTCGGCCGCGGCCTTGTCGCCTCGACCGGCGACTTCGGCGTCCTCGGCGATCGTCCCTCCCATCCCGACCTGCTCGACTGGCTGGCCGACGACTTCATGCAAGGCGGCTGGACCCTCAAGCGCCTGCATCGAATGATCATGACCTCGACCGCCTATCGCCAGGTCTCGACCCGTCGCCCTGAGCTTGACGCGATCGACCCCGAAAACGTCCTGCTCGGTCGTCAGAATGTCCGGCGCCTGGAGGCCGAAGTCGTCCGAGACGCCATCCTCGCCACCTCCGGCACGCTCAACCCCGAGGCGTTCGGCCCTTCCGTCCCCGTCGCCCCCGACGAGGCCGGGCGGATCATCGTCGGCAAGGACAACCGCGACTCCGCCGGACGCCCCTCGAACGCCGATCAGTCGCTCGGCAATGCTGCCCTCCGTCGCACCCTTTACGTCCAGATCCGACGGACGATGCCGCTGGGCCTGACCGAATCGTTCGACCCTCCCGACCTCTCCCCGAGTTGCCCCCAGCGCGACAGCTCGACGGTCGCCCCGCAGTCCCTCATGCTCATGAACAATCCGTTCGTCCTGGAGCAGTCCGAGGCGATGGCCGACCGCGTGATCGCCTCGGCCGGTGACGATCCGAGCGACCGCATCCGCCTCGCCTGGCAACTCGCCTTCGCCCGAGAACCCGACGCCGAGCAGGTTGCCGGCGCGCTCGACTACCTCGATCGCCAGCGCTCTACCCTCGCCGATCAGCTCAAGGCCGACGACGCCGAAGCCGAGACGAAGCCCGATCCCGATCGCCTCCCCCTGGCGAGTTTCTGCCACGCCCTGCTTTGCTCCAACGGATTCCTTTACGTCGATTGA
- the phnX gene encoding phosphonoacetaldehyde hydrolase, with amino-acid sequence MTPASPLPIGAILFDWAGTTIDHGSRAPVEVFVEVFRRADVPITTAEARGPMGMAKREHIAAILAVPRVAEAWQSRFGQAATEADIDRLYADFLPLQKEVLARHSDVIPGIPEVVAECRRRGIRIGSSTGYTRALMEVVAPIARAQGFDPEVILCADDTPKGRPAPWMIFRAAEALDVFPMSRVVIVDDTVPGIEAGRNAGTWTVAITRTGNALGLSLDEVAQLDPADLSSRLRAAEATFGKAGAHAVIESVADLLPVLDTFAKGDPIRS; translated from the coding sequence ATGACCCCCGCTTCGCCCCTTCCCATCGGCGCCATCCTGTTTGACTGGGCCGGGACCACCATCGACCATGGCAGCCGGGCCCCCGTCGAGGTCTTCGTCGAGGTCTTCCGCCGCGCCGACGTGCCGATCACCACCGCCGAGGCTCGCGGCCCGATGGGCATGGCCAAGCGCGAGCATATCGCCGCCATCCTTGCCGTTCCCCGAGTGGCCGAGGCCTGGCAATCCCGCTTCGGCCAAGCGGCCACCGAGGCCGACATCGACCGGCTTTATGCCGACTTCCTCCCCTTACAAAAAGAGGTGCTGGCAAGGCACTCCGACGTGATTCCGGGCATTCCCGAGGTCGTCGCCGAATGCCGTCGCCGAGGGATCCGGATCGGCTCCAGCACCGGCTACACCCGCGCCTTGATGGAGGTCGTCGCCCCGATCGCCCGCGCCCAAGGCTTCGACCCTGAGGTCATCCTCTGCGCCGACGACACCCCGAAAGGCCGCCCCGCCCCCTGGATGATCTTCCGGGCCGCCGAGGCGCTCGACGTCTTCCCCATGTCCCGCGTCGTGATCGTCGATGACACTGTGCCCGGCATCGAGGCCGGTCGCAATGCCGGCACCTGGACCGTCGCGATCACCCGAACCGGCAACGCGCTGGGCCTTTCGCTCGACGAGGTCGCCCAACTCGATCCGGCCGATCTCTCCTCTCGCCTCCGAGCCGCCGAGGCGACCTTCGGCAAGGCCGGAGCGCACGCCGTCATAGAAAGTGTCGCCGACCTGCTCCCCGTGCTCGACACCTTCGCCAAGGGCGATCCCATCCGCTCTTGA
- a CDS encoding TIGR03364 family FAD-dependent oxidoreductase: MSDPFPPSEPIETVGIVGAGIVGLAHAWSAARRGHQVTVFERSPIASGASVRNFGMVWPIGQPSGEALAIALRSRACWLELSAQSGMWVNPCGSIHLAHREDEWAVLEEFAQIAPDLGYSCELLTPAEVLSRSPGANPDGLLGGLFSPMELCVNPRGVIRTMPGWLADRFGVTFHFGTAITQIEPGLARSANGRSWSFDRLIVCGGADFETLFPELFHGSGLRRCKLQMLKAAPQPDGWTLGPHLASGLTLRHYANFEVAGSLATMKQRIAGETPELDQYGIHVMASQNELGEIILGDSHEYDDAIDPFDKSLIDDLILRELRHVIQLPDWSITERWHGIYAKHAAAPVFGAEPMPGVSVRTGTGGSGMTMSFGLAERSWETTRS, encoded by the coding sequence ATGAGCGATCCCTTTCCCCCTTCGGAACCTATCGAAACCGTCGGCATCGTCGGGGCCGGGATCGTCGGACTGGCGCATGCCTGGTCGGCGGCCCGTCGAGGCCATCAGGTGACGGTCTTCGAGCGCTCCCCGATCGCCTCCGGCGCCTCGGTGCGCAACTTCGGCATGGTCTGGCCCATCGGTCAACCGAGCGGCGAAGCCCTCGCCATCGCCCTCCGCAGCCGCGCCTGCTGGCTTGAACTAAGTGCGCAAAGCGGAATGTGGGTCAATCCCTGCGGCTCGATCCACCTGGCCCACCGCGAGGATGAATGGGCCGTCCTCGAAGAATTCGCCCAGATCGCCCCTGACCTTGGATATTCCTGCGAATTGCTCACTCCCGCCGAGGTCCTTTCCCGATCGCCGGGAGCGAATCCCGACGGCCTGCTCGGCGGTTTGTTTAGCCCGATGGAGCTGTGCGTCAATCCTCGGGGCGTCATCCGCACCATGCCCGGCTGGCTGGCCGATCGGTTCGGCGTCACCTTCCACTTCGGGACGGCCATCACTCAGATCGAGCCTGGCCTGGCCCGATCGGCCAATGGCCGTTCCTGGTCGTTCGATCGCCTGATCGTCTGCGGTGGTGCCGATTTCGAGACGCTTTTTCCCGAGCTGTTCCACGGTTCCGGCCTCCGGCGCTGCAAGCTCCAGATGCTCAAGGCCGCTCCGCAACCGGACGGCTGGACCCTCGGCCCTCATCTCGCCAGCGGCCTGACCCTGCGGCACTACGCGAACTTTGAGGTGGCCGGAAGCCTCGCAACCATGAAGCAGCGCATCGCCGGCGAGACGCCGGAACTCGACCAGTACGGCATCCACGTCATGGCCTCGCAGAACGAACTCGGCGAGATCATCCTCGGCGATTCGCACGAGTACGACGACGCCATCGACCCGTTTGACAAGAGCCTGATCGACGATCTGATCCTCCGCGAACTTCGCCACGTGATTCAACTGCCCGACTGGTCGATCACCGAGCGCTGGCACGGCATCTACGCCAAGCACGCCGCCGCTCCCGTGTTCGGGGCCGAGCCGATGCCCGGCGTCTCCGTCCGGACCGGAACCGGCGGATCGGGCATGACCATGTCCTTCGGCCTGGCCGAACGCTCCTGGGAGACGACCCGATCATGA
- a CDS encoding phosphonate degradation HD-domain oxygenase, with protein MAHTPAETLATIRRLFLDRGHAEYGGEAVSQLQHALQAAHLARQSGAEPSLIAAALLHDIGHLLHDLPEDAAEQGIDDHHEGLAGRWLAQHFGPAVVDPVRLHVAAKRYLCAVEPSYRDQLSPPSQLSLQLQGGPMSAEEVERFRASPHHEAAVSLRRWDDEAKDPNASVPDFDTYLPVLEAALISADAPRADP; from the coding sequence ATGGCCCACACTCCGGCCGAGACACTTGCCACCATCCGCCGCCTCTTTCTCGATCGCGGCCACGCCGAATACGGCGGCGAGGCTGTTTCGCAGCTGCAGCATGCGCTTCAGGCCGCGCACCTGGCCCGGCAATCGGGGGCCGAACCCTCGTTGATCGCCGCCGCCTTGCTTCACGACATCGGCCACCTACTCCACGACCTGCCCGAGGACGCCGCGGAACAGGGCATTGACGACCATCACGAGGGGCTCGCCGGTCGATGGCTTGCCCAGCATTTCGGGCCTGCGGTCGTTGATCCGGTTCGCCTTCACGTTGCCGCCAAGCGCTATCTCTGCGCCGTCGAACCATCCTACCGCGACCAGCTCAGCCCGCCATCCCAGCTCAGCCTGCAACTGCAAGGCGGCCCGATGTCGGCCGAGGAGGTCGAGCGATTCCGCGCTTCTCCCCACCACGAGGCCGCCGTCTCCCTCCGCCGCTGGGACGATGAGGCCAAGGACCCGAACGCATCCGTTCCCGACTTCGACACCTATCTCCCCGTTCTCGAAGCCGCCCTCATTTCCGCTGATGCCCCCCGAGCCGATCCATGA
- a CDS encoding DUF5690 family protein: MTTAQEQPAESESEPEPGAGTGQAMPMIALWSLVAAFGTYFCMYAFRKPFTAASFPQGTLWGLEEKTVLVTAQVFGYTLSKIIGIRVIAELPPNRRAAGILVLNGSALAALLLFAVLPSPLHVVCLFVNGLALGMVFGMVLGFVEGRRSTEALAAGLCGSFILADGVAKSVGTWLLDQGVPERWMPGMAGLMFVPPLLLFVGMLTRIPPPDRRDIERRGHRSAMDRHDRAAMILKYGPGLLLIVLAYMLITVLRSIRADFMPELWRGLGVEAVPATFANSEVLVTLFVLVANGMSVLILDNRKAFFTSIAVALSGGVMMLFALVALRQAWVGGFAFMVLVGTGLYLPYVAIHTTIFERLIAMTRDRGNLGFLMYVADSAGYLGYAALMIARGLLPTGESFMTFFAVTCGIVALLTSVSLAMSWGFFSRRVTAIEAVGGQRA; encoded by the coding sequence ATGACGACTGCCCAGGAGCAACCGGCCGAGTCTGAGTCGGAACCGGAGCCCGGGGCCGGAACCGGCCAGGCGATGCCGATGATCGCCCTCTGGTCGCTGGTGGCGGCATTCGGAACGTATTTTTGCATGTACGCTTTTCGGAAGCCGTTCACGGCGGCGTCGTTTCCACAGGGAACACTCTGGGGACTCGAAGAGAAGACCGTGCTGGTGACGGCGCAGGTGTTCGGCTACACACTTTCAAAGATCATCGGCATCCGGGTGATTGCCGAACTGCCGCCGAACCGGAGGGCGGCGGGGATTCTGGTCCTGAACGGATCGGCCCTGGCGGCGCTGTTGCTGTTCGCGGTCCTCCCATCGCCGCTGCATGTGGTTTGCCTCTTCGTCAACGGCCTGGCGCTGGGGATGGTCTTCGGGATGGTGCTCGGGTTCGTTGAGGGGAGACGAAGTACCGAAGCCCTGGCGGCGGGCCTTTGCGGAAGCTTCATTCTGGCCGACGGGGTCGCGAAGTCGGTCGGAACATGGTTGCTCGATCAAGGGGTGCCCGAGCGTTGGATGCCGGGGATGGCGGGTTTGATGTTCGTGCCGCCGTTGCTGCTGTTTGTTGGGATGCTGACGCGGATTCCGCCTCCCGATCGTCGCGACATCGAGCGCCGGGGGCACCGATCAGCGATGGATCGGCACGACCGGGCCGCCATGATTCTCAAGTACGGGCCGGGGTTGCTGCTGATCGTCTTGGCCTACATGCTCATCACGGTACTGCGAAGTATCCGGGCCGACTTCATGCCCGAACTCTGGCGAGGATTAGGGGTGGAGGCCGTACCGGCGACATTCGCAAATTCGGAGGTGCTGGTCACGCTGTTCGTTTTGGTGGCCAATGGGATGAGCGTCCTGATTTTGGACAACCGCAAGGCGTTCTTCACCTCGATTGCCGTGGCCCTGAGCGGAGGGGTGATGATGCTGTTCGCCCTGGTGGCGCTGCGGCAAGCTTGGGTCGGCGGGTTCGCGTTCATGGTCCTGGTCGGCACCGGACTCTATCTGCCCTATGTGGCGATCCACACCACGATTTTTGAACGATTGATCGCCATGACGAGGGACCGGGGGAACCTGGGCTTCCTGATGTACGTGGCCGACTCGGCCGGATACCTTGGCTACGCGGCATTGATGATCGCTCGGGGGCTTTTGCCGACCGGGGAATCGTTCATGACCTTCTTCGCCGTGACCTGTGGGATCGTCGCGCTCTTGACGAGCGTGAGCCTGGCGATGAGCTGGGGATTCTTCTCCCGGCGGGTGACGGCGATTGAGGCGGTCGGAGGACAACGGGCGTGA
- a CDS encoding zinc-binding dehydrogenase — protein sequence MTGSSMAAIFHGSGVPLEFLEVPLPAPDRLGASVLVEVVACTLCGSDLHSYHGRRNVPVPTILGHEILGRIAAFGPDAPMQDANGRPLKVGDRVTWGVVACCGDCFFCRNDLPQKCERMVKYGHEAIRPGLELTGGLAGYCVLAPGTAIFLVPEDLPDAVACPANCATATVAAALEAAGSIGGNRVLILGAGMLGLTASAWARILGAAEVICCDADERRLALARTFGATQTATPETLAGVVSHSTEGRGVDVAIELTGATEAIELALPIIRIGGVFVWVGAVCPTRPVSIVPEQIVRRCLTIRGVHNYRPDHLGQALDFLAAAGAFPFEDLVSDWQPLSSLETALNAPPDPDRPRMGIRPGL from the coding sequence GTGACAGGTTCCTCGATGGCGGCGATCTTTCACGGTTCGGGAGTGCCCCTCGAATTCCTGGAGGTCCCCTTGCCCGCTCCCGACCGGCTGGGGGCGTCGGTGCTGGTCGAGGTCGTCGCCTGCACCCTGTGCGGCAGCGATCTGCACAGTTATCACGGCCGACGCAACGTGCCGGTGCCGACGATCCTCGGTCATGAAATCCTGGGCCGGATCGCCGCCTTCGGCCCGGACGCTCCCATGCAGGACGCGAACGGTCGGCCCTTGAAGGTCGGCGATCGCGTGACGTGGGGCGTGGTTGCCTGTTGCGGCGACTGTTTTTTCTGCCGAAACGATTTGCCGCAAAAATGTGAGCGGATGGTGAAGTATGGTCATGAGGCGATTCGACCAGGGCTGGAACTGACCGGCGGCCTGGCCGGGTATTGCGTGCTCGCGCCGGGGACGGCCATTTTCCTTGTCCCGGAAGACTTGCCCGACGCAGTCGCCTGTCCGGCCAACTGCGCGACGGCGACCGTCGCCGCGGCGCTGGAGGCGGCAGGCTCGATCGGGGGGAACCGGGTCCTGATCCTCGGCGCGGGGATGCTTGGCCTGACGGCCTCGGCCTGGGCTCGAATCCTTGGGGCCGCGGAGGTGATCTGCTGCGATGCCGACGAACGCCGGCTCGCCCTGGCCAGGACCTTCGGCGCAACACAAACGGCCACGCCCGAGACGCTGGCCGGGGTCGTCTCGCATAGCACCGAGGGGCGAGGCGTCGATGTCGCGATCGAGTTGACCGGGGCGACGGAGGCGATTGAGCTTGCCTTGCCGATCATCCGGATCGGCGGCGTGTTCGTCTGGGTCGGCGCGGTTTGCCCGACGAGGCCGGTGTCGATCGTGCCCGAGCAGATTGTTCGCCGCTGTTTGACGATTCGAGGCGTGCATAATTATCGACCGGATCATCTCGGCCAGGCGCTCGACTTCCTCGCGGCGGCCGGGGCGTTTCCCTTCGAAGATCTTGTGTCCGATTGGCAACCGCTGTCGAGCCTGGAAACGGCCTTGAATGCGCCGCCCGATCCGGACCGGCCCCGCATGGGAATCCGACCGGGGTTGTGA
- a CDS encoding NAD-dependent epimerase/dehydratase family protein, with protein MPAITPGDWPVLVTGAGGFVGGHVARALSRAGHPVRGLARRPPAIEPDDPLIAWQIGDLLDPATRRAAVRGMRAVIHAAGWVSLGPDDEDLARLVNVEATRALLDEADAAGVERFVFTSTLHTVAAGTSDEPADEQTPWNLHPVDSPYARTKREAEAMVLSGIGDRMQTLAICPGMVVGPRDIRPTSTGLLLIMARTPVVVIPGGGIPIVDASVIAQAHRAALSLGEPGRRYAVVGPYLSYTEMARLVSQITGRPRVIHRLPDAAHRPMRYSYAAGGLISRRLRAIGSPALVAGAFLRLHVRGDLADATFGLAHPDPIVTIRSALADAYHSGRAPWLRLRPEPSA; from the coding sequence GTGCCTGCGATCACTCCGGGAGATTGGCCTGTCCTCGTGACCGGAGCCGGCGGCTTCGTCGGGGGCCATGTCGCCCGAGCGCTCTCCCGGGCCGGTCATCCGGTGCGAGGCCTTGCCCGAAGGCCACCGGCGATCGAGCCGGACGACCCACTGATCGCTTGGCAGATCGGCGACCTACTCGACCCAGCCACCCGACGCGCCGCCGTCCGGGGAATGAGGGCGGTCATTCACGCTGCTGGATGGGTCAGCCTCGGCCCCGATGACGAAGACCTTGCCCGACTCGTCAACGTCGAGGCCACGCGTGCCTTGCTCGACGAAGCCGACGCTGCCGGGGTTGAGCGCTTTGTGTTCACCTCGACCCTGCACACGGTCGCTGCCGGAACCTCCGACGAACCGGCCGACGAACAAACCCCCTGGAACCTTCATCCCGTCGATTCCCCCTATGCCCGGACCAAACGCGAGGCCGAGGCGATGGTTCTCTCAGGGATCGGCGATCGAATGCAAACCCTGGCGATCTGTCCCGGCATGGTCGTCGGCCCCCGAGACATCCGACCGACCTCGACCGGCCTCTTGCTGATAATGGCCCGGACCCCGGTTGTCGTCATTCCCGGCGGCGGCATTCCGATCGTCGATGCTTCGGTCATCGCCCAGGCCCACCGCGCGGCCCTCTCGCTCGGCGAACCTGGCCGTCGCTATGCCGTGGTCGGTCCGTATCTGTCATACACCGAGATGGCTCGTCTTGTCTCCCAAATCACCGGCCGCCCCCGCGTGATCCATCGTCTCCCCGACGCCGCCCATCGGCCGATGCGTTATTCCTACGCCGCCGGCGGATTGATCTCTCGCCGCCTGCGAGCCATCGGCTCACCGGCCCTGGTTGCCGGGGCCTTCCTCCGCCTTCATGTCCGAGGCGACCTGGCCGACGCCACCTTCGGCCTCGCTCACCCCGATCCGATCGTCACCATCCGATCCGCCCTGGCCGATGCCTACCACTCCGGCCGAGCCCCCTGGCTCCGCCTCCGTCCCGAACCGTCCGCGTAG
- a CDS encoding S49 family peptidase → MGSQHLTRGRLLKLLAGVVVLSGFVGCGHIPVIGRFDTDSTFRGQADVAATVSARMEGPIEINLPTVTDPGPMAVVPVRSGRAGGGGARVALVEVDGLLLNQAPTGPYSAGENPVAAFRERLDAIANDPSIRAVVVRINSPGGSVTACDIMAEDLRRFRERSGLPVVCCLMDLGTSGAYYLAVGADRIVAHPTTVTGGIGALINRYNLQDAMAQFNILAEPITSGPLVNMGNVAEPLSDDAARLLQGMADRFAERFGQRVLEHRPNLDDDARDLLADGRVVPADEALTLGLVDRLGYLDDAITEAEQRAGIPEFGAEVVLLKRPGDPARSVYSVTPNRPIQRELFPISYPGLDRAKVPTFLYLWAPDPTLISLGSP, encoded by the coding sequence ATGGGATCTCAACACCTGACCCGAGGTCGACTCCTGAAGCTGCTCGCAGGGGTCGTCGTGCTGTCGGGGTTCGTCGGCTGCGGTCACATTCCGGTGATCGGCCGCTTCGACACCGACTCGACCTTTCGCGGTCAAGCCGATGTGGCCGCGACCGTTTCTGCGCGGATGGAGGGGCCGATCGAGATTAACCTCCCGACCGTCACCGACCCCGGACCGATGGCCGTCGTACCGGTCCGATCCGGAAGAGCAGGGGGGGGAGGTGCCCGGGTTGCCCTGGTCGAGGTCGATGGTTTGCTCCTGAACCAGGCCCCGACCGGACCATATTCGGCCGGAGAAAACCCGGTCGCCGCCTTCCGGGAACGGCTCGATGCCATTGCGAACGATCCCAGCATCCGGGCCGTCGTAGTCCGGATCAATAGCCCGGGAGGATCCGTTACGGCTTGCGACATCATGGCCGAGGACCTCCGCCGCTTCCGGGAACGCTCGGGCCTGCCGGTCGTCTGCTGCCTGATGGATCTCGGAACCTCCGGGGCCTACTATCTGGCCGTCGGGGCCGATCGGATCGTCGCGCACCCGACGACCGTCACCGGCGGCATCGGGGCCCTCATCAACCGATACAACCTTCAGGACGCAATGGCCCAGTTCAACATCCTTGCCGAACCGATCACCTCTGGCCCTCTGGTCAATATGGGGAATGTCGCCGAACCCCTGTCCGACGACGCCGCCCGCCTGCTTCAAGGCATGGCAGATCGATTTGCCGAGCGCTTCGGCCAACGAGTTCTGGAGCACCGGCCGAACCTCGACGACGATGCACGCGACCTCCTGGCCGACGGTCGTGTCGTGCCGGCCGACGAGGCGCTCACGCTTGGGCTCGTCGATCGCCTCGGCTACCTTGATGACGCCATCACCGAGGCCGAACAACGGGCCGGCATTCCCGAGTTCGGGGCCGAGGTGGTCCTCCTGAAGCGGCCCGGCGACCCGGCCCGATCGGTCTATTCGGTCACGCCGAACCGGCCGATCCAGCGAGAGCTGTTCCCGATCAGCTATCCCGGGCTCGATCGCGCCAAGGTGCCGACCTTCCTCTATCTCTGGGCTCCCGACCCGACCTTGATCTCGCTCGGGAGCCCCTGA